The following coding sequences are from one Phycisphaeraceae bacterium window:
- a CDS encoding aldo/keto reductase — MDEAVIRRSLGRTGLEITPIGFGAFKIGRNTGIKYDRAYDLPTEEEAARLLHRVLDLGINHIDTAPAYGVSEARIGRALAGRREEFILSTKVGETFESGRSRYDFSGDAVTASVRRSLERLGTDHLDVVLIHSDGRDVEIMEKSGACEALDRLKRSGDVRAVGLSGKTEAGFDRAMAWADVLMVEYHSDDTRMAGVIARAHEAGVGVLIKKGLASGKLGAADALSFLLADGGVDSVTLGSLNLDHLRSNLNEAQRVRGVKRG; from the coding sequence GTGGACGAGGCTGTGATCCGACGATCGCTTGGGCGGACAGGGCTGGAGATTACGCCGATTGGTTTTGGTGCGTTCAAGATCGGTCGGAATACGGGGATCAAGTACGACCGTGCTTACGATTTGCCTACGGAGGAAGAGGCGGCCCGGCTGCTGCATCGTGTGCTGGACCTTGGCATCAACCACATCGATACGGCTCCTGCGTATGGGGTTAGTGAAGCGAGGATTGGCAGGGCGCTGGCTGGGCGTCGGGAGGAGTTCATCCTGTCGACGAAGGTAGGTGAGACTTTTGAGAGCGGGCGATCGCGATACGACTTCTCGGGCGACGCGGTGACGGCGTCGGTGCGGCGGAGTCTTGAGCGGCTGGGGACGGATCATCTTGATGTGGTGCTGATTCATTCGGATGGCAGGGATGTGGAGATCATGGAGAAGTCGGGTGCGTGCGAGGCGCTGGATCGATTGAAGAGGTCTGGCGATGTGCGTGCGGTCGGGCTGTCGGGGAAGACCGAGGCGGGTTTCGATCGGGCGATGGCGTGGGCTGATGTGTTGATGGTTGAGTATCACAGTGATGACACGCGGATGGCGGGTGTGATCGCGCGGGCGCACGAGGCGGGGGTTGGTGTGCTGATCAAGAAGGGGCTGGCGTCGGGCAAGCTGGGGGCTGCGGATGCTCTGAGTTTTTTGCTGGCTGACGGTGGCGTGGATTCGGTGACGCTGGGGTCGCTGAACCTCGACCACCTGCGGAGCAACCTGAATGAGGCGCAGCGTGTGCGTGGTGTCAAGAGGGGATGA
- a CDS encoding L-dopachrome tautomerase-related protein — MTAMSLLAAALTAGGCSSTGLQSPFASQNTQPAQPKPLAEKPTSPADPKQAYDRTAFATTAAGPTDIQNRFEKLVVKVASFTDAQPSGVAVSDNGRVFVSFPYWTKQPEVALAEVFADGTIRPFPTFAWNRWDGEAGPSALNSLVSAEAIFVDELNYLWVLDSGNPQAGDGIVTAGPKIVRIDLTDNTVAQVFYIDHKRQLGTNSFLSDFRVDLEKRVAYLADAGSGAIIVYDLTQRWAASRLLGDPSTAPVPGTEFTADRTRAAGAGRLGVWGLTLSNDKQWLYYQPLGARELYRISTQALLDANLGDAQLTHRVELVGDLGTAIDGLWLDQDDRLYAAGLENHAIIVREPHGLVETVVAGPQLKWPDSIALGPDGYLYFTTSMRDLVSPYATTSQRSEPYALLRVSLDKVQQAAKASRQAEEARARANEARFDAERARREAEQSLREAEAKRAAAERAAQRVSQQSENVYQAHQLRSQASRSIAVVTQEHQQAVLTAQASLQIAEARTSAAREATQIAERLMRLAQNRAEEALALRDKAVDAHIDVELAKAEAQAAERALEEARLVFRESESMLREAEQSLATQGVNALKAWSVAERANKEARLRNQEVLSAEASAKLARQIAEQAVQEALAAEFAEVPGFTPRTSTASVPVQD, encoded by the coding sequence ATGACAGCGATGAGCCTGCTGGCCGCGGCCCTGACCGCAGGCGGTTGCTCGAGCACCGGGCTCCAGAGCCCGTTCGCCTCTCAGAACACCCAACCCGCGCAACCCAAGCCTCTCGCCGAGAAGCCGACGAGCCCGGCCGATCCCAAGCAGGCCTACGACCGCACCGCCTTCGCAACGACCGCCGCAGGACCCACCGACATCCAGAACCGCTTCGAGAAGCTGGTGGTCAAGGTCGCCAGCTTCACCGACGCCCAGCCCTCGGGCGTAGCAGTGTCCGACAACGGCCGCGTCTTCGTGAGCTTCCCCTACTGGACCAAGCAGCCCGAGGTCGCCCTCGCCGAGGTCTTCGCCGACGGCACCATCCGTCCCTTCCCAACCTTCGCCTGGAACCGCTGGGATGGCGAAGCCGGACCGTCCGCCCTAAACAGCCTGGTCTCCGCCGAAGCCATCTTTGTAGATGAACTCAACTACCTCTGGGTTCTCGACTCAGGCAATCCCCAGGCCGGCGACGGCATCGTCACCGCAGGACCCAAAATCGTCCGCATCGACCTCACCGACAACACCGTCGCTCAGGTCTTCTACATCGATCACAAGCGTCAACTCGGCACCAACAGTTTCCTCAGCGACTTCAGAGTCGACCTTGAGAAACGAGTCGCCTACCTCGCAGATGCCGGCTCCGGCGCCATCATCGTCTACGACCTGACTCAGCGCTGGGCTGCCAGCCGCCTCCTCGGCGACCCTTCGACCGCACCGGTCCCCGGCACCGAGTTCACCGCCGACCGCACCCGCGCCGCCGGCGCTGGCCGCCTCGGCGTCTGGGGACTGACCCTCTCCAATGACAAACAATGGCTCTACTACCAGCCACTAGGCGCCCGCGAGCTCTACCGCATCTCGACTCAGGCCCTGCTCGATGCCAACCTAGGCGACGCCCAACTCACCCATCGCGTCGAACTCGTTGGCGACCTCGGAACCGCCATCGACGGCCTCTGGCTCGACCAGGATGACCGCCTCTACGCTGCTGGCCTCGAAAACCACGCCATCATCGTCCGCGAGCCCCATGGCCTCGTCGAAACCGTCGTCGCCGGACCTCAGCTCAAGTGGCCCGACTCCATCGCTCTGGGCCCGGATGGTTATCTCTACTTCACCACATCGATGCGTGACCTCGTATCGCCCTACGCAACCACCAGCCAGCGCAGCGAGCCTTACGCGCTGCTTCGTGTCTCACTCGACAAGGTCCAGCAGGCCGCCAAAGCCTCGCGTCAGGCAGAAGAAGCCCGAGCCCGCGCCAACGAGGCCCGCTTCGATGCGGAACGTGCTCGCCGTGAAGCCGAACAATCACTCCGCGAAGCCGAAGCCAAGCGAGCCGCCGCCGAGCGCGCCGCCCAGCGCGTCAGCCAGCAGTCCGAGAACGTCTATCAGGCCCACCAACTTCGCTCGCAGGCATCGCGCTCGATCGCGGTGGTCACCCAAGAACACCAGCAGGCCGTGCTGACAGCCCAGGCATCGCTCCAGATCGCCGAGGCACGCACCAGCGCCGCCCGCGAAGCAACACAAATCGCCGAGCGTCTTATGCGCCTCGCACAGAACCGTGCCGAGGAAGCACTCGCCCTCCGCGACAAGGCCGTCGACGCGCACATCGACGTCGAACTGGCCAAGGCCGAAGCCCAGGCCGCCGAGCGCGCCCTCGAAGAAGCACGTCTGGTCTTCAGGGAATCCGAGAGCATGCTCCGCGAAGCCGAGCAGAGTCTCGCCACCCAAGGCGTCAACGCACTCAAAGCCTGGTCAGTCGCCGAGCGTGCCAACAAGGAAGCACGCCTCCGCAACCAGGAAGTCCTCTCCGCTGAAGCCTCCGCTAAGCTCGCAAGGCAGATCGCCGAGCAAGCCGTTCAGGAAGCACTCGCCGCCGAGTTCGCCGAAGTCCCCGGCTTCACACCACGTACCAGCACCGCTTCGGTCCCCGTCCAGGACTGA
- a CDS encoding carbohydrate-binding family 9-like protein — protein MSDTPPHPPHPAPPAALRPTYVARRAKRPPVLEGHDALWSIADVARVEHFHERSSSHHPKTTARLLYDEDNLYLRFDVEDRYVIATRTESNEPVYKDSCVEFFFQQRENHYINLEMNAIGTILLGHWKDEPREGGEVDPKLIEQVERWTSLTGPIEEEIEEPIAWHASLAIPLSLIAELEGDLGERKPAAGVNWRCNFYKIADESSHRHWGAWAPIGERLWFHQPAYFGHLKFV, from the coding sequence ATGTCTGACACCCCCCCGCATCCCCCCCACCCTGCTCCCCCCGCAGCTCTCCGCCCGACTTATGTGGCTCGAAGGGCGAAGCGGCCGCCGGTTCTTGAAGGTCACGATGCGTTGTGGTCGATCGCGGATGTGGCTCGAGTCGAGCATTTTCACGAACGCAGCTCGAGCCATCACCCCAAGACCACGGCGAGGCTGCTGTATGACGAGGACAACCTCTACCTGCGATTTGATGTTGAGGACCGTTATGTGATCGCCACGCGGACCGAGTCGAACGAGCCGGTCTACAAGGACAGCTGCGTGGAGTTCTTTTTTCAGCAGCGCGAGAACCACTACATCAATCTTGAGATGAACGCGATCGGTACGATCCTGCTGGGGCACTGGAAGGACGAGCCGAGAGAGGGCGGGGAGGTCGATCCTAAGCTCATCGAGCAGGTCGAACGCTGGACTTCGTTAACAGGGCCGATCGAGGAAGAGATTGAGGAACCGATTGCGTGGCACGCGAGTCTGGCGATTCCGCTGAGTCTGATTGCGGAGCTTGAAGGGGACCTGGGTGAGCGCAAGCCTGCGGCGGGTGTGAACTGGCGGTGTAATTTCTACAAGATCGCGGATGAGAGTTCGCATCGGCACTGGGGCGCGTGGGCACCGATTGGTGAGCGGTTGTGGTTTCATCAGCCGGCGTATTTTGGTCACTTGAAGTTCGTCTGA
- a CDS encoding RluA family pseudouridine synthase — protein MNQRWTHHNEIQRLDLLLVQRLDVTRGDAKRAIEAGHVLINQHVARRNAEQIEPGTMIEITGPIATADQRILPEPDAPLYILAHGDGWIAVNKPSGQPVHPLVWNETGTTLNAAVARYPTIQDIGEAGLRSGVVHRLDVGTTGVLLIATNSRAWRRLRNKFADRLLLKRYLALVEGKLDGEGNVRMCLSIHQHNPARVQARPPSQHLKYQPDGRMCDLYFRSLCKNESASLIEIDLGTGFLHQIRAMMAANGHPVLGDTHYNASLPAPRPMLHAKRIEFDGHIIEAPIPDDFAIAMSTHNLTASP, from the coding sequence ATGAACCAACGATGGACCCATCACAATGAGATCCAGCGATTAGATCTGCTTTTAGTTCAGCGACTCGATGTCACAAGAGGGGATGCTAAACGCGCCATCGAAGCTGGTCATGTCCTCATCAATCAGCATGTGGCTCGGCGCAACGCGGAACAGATCGAGCCCGGAACTATGATTGAGATCACCGGGCCGATCGCAACTGCCGATCAACGCATCCTGCCCGAACCTGATGCCCCGCTATACATCCTCGCTCATGGCGATGGTTGGATCGCCGTGAACAAGCCATCAGGACAGCCCGTACACCCGCTGGTTTGGAACGAGACCGGCACAACACTCAATGCAGCGGTCGCTCGCTATCCGACGATCCAGGATATCGGTGAAGCCGGACTGCGTTCAGGTGTCGTCCACAGACTCGATGTGGGCACGACAGGTGTCCTGCTCATAGCGACGAACTCAAGAGCATGGCGAAGACTCCGTAACAAGTTCGCGGATCGCCTACTGCTCAAGAGATACCTCGCCCTTGTTGAAGGAAAACTTGATGGCGAGGGTAATGTCCGCATGTGCCTGAGCATCCATCAACACAACCCCGCCAGAGTCCAAGCTCGACCACCCAGCCAACACCTCAAGTATCAGCCCGATGGCCGCATGTGCGATCTATATTTCCGCTCTCTCTGCAAGAACGAGTCCGCGTCACTGATCGAGATCGACCTCGGCACCGGCTTCCTCCACCAGATCCGTGCCATGATGGCGGCCAACGGCCACCCCGTCCTCGGCGACACCCACTACAACGCCTCCCTCCCCGCTCCCCGACCCATGCTGCACGCCAAACGCATCGAGTTCGACGGCCACATCATCGAAGCCCCGATCCCCGATGACTTCGCCATCGCGATGAGTACCCACAACCTCACCGCGTCGCCGTGA
- the nagB gene encoding glucosamine-6-phosphate deaminase, producing MSSAFDLQMASREKIPTRVLTDPAEVNQAVAAEIAELIETRQKEGKSVVLGLATGSTPTGVYAELVRLHKERGLSFKNVVTFNLDEYFPMQPNELQSYHRFMHEHLFDHIDIDPRNVHIPDGTLSIEEVPHYCQSYEKAITDAGGIDIQLLGIGRTGHIGFNEPGSGKESRTRLIWLDRKTRIDAASDFFGIENVPTKAITMGVGTILGARRLIMMAFGEGKSKISAEAIEGPVTPVIAASFLQDHPNAQVMLDGAAASSLTRTNQPWLVGPCDWDAKLIRRAVIWLAQQVKKPVLKLTDEDYNESGLQDLIAEHGPAYSINVNVFRYLQATITGWPGGKPTSAKRPGDQRRASDEIFPKRAIVFSPHPDDDVISMGGTLIRLCDQGHEVHIAYQVSGNIAVFDEDALRFADFAADFNKMFGVKDDKATEIEAHIEEFLRRKQPGQVDSPEIQKIKGLIRRGEARAGARAAGVPDENLHFLDMPFYETGTIRKKPIGEDDIQIIVDLLEKVKPHQIYAAGDLSDPHGTHRVCLMAIFAAVHRVKHHEWFKNCNLWLYRGAWQEWEPEHIEMAVPISPQELLRKRQAIFKHESQKDRALFPGSDPREFWQRAEDRNRGTAKLYDELGLAEYEAIEAFVQWIPDTQGEGGTVGSGQAVTLTGVKS from the coding sequence TTGTCTTCCGCTTTTGATCTGCAGATGGCCAGTCGAGAGAAGATCCCGACCCGTGTCCTGACCGACCCCGCCGAGGTCAACCAGGCGGTCGCCGCCGAGATCGCCGAGCTGATCGAGACGCGTCAAAAAGAGGGCAAATCCGTAGTACTCGGTCTCGCCACCGGCTCAACCCCCACAGGCGTCTACGCCGAACTGGTTCGCTTGCACAAAGAACGAGGCCTGTCGTTCAAGAACGTCGTGACCTTCAACCTCGACGAGTACTTCCCCATGCAGCCCAACGAGCTGCAGAGCTATCACCGGTTCATGCACGAGCACCTCTTCGATCACATCGACATCGACCCCAGGAACGTCCATATCCCAGACGGCACGCTGTCGATCGAGGAAGTACCCCATTACTGCCAGTCATACGAAAAAGCCATCACCGATGCCGGCGGGATCGACATCCAGCTCCTGGGCATCGGGCGCACCGGGCACATCGGCTTCAACGAGCCAGGCTCAGGCAAAGAAAGCCGCACACGCCTCATCTGGCTCGACCGCAAAACACGCATCGACGCCGCCAGCGACTTCTTCGGCATCGAGAACGTCCCGACCAAGGCCATCACCATGGGGGTCGGGACCATCCTCGGCGCTCGTCGTCTGATCATGATGGCCTTTGGCGAGGGCAAGTCAAAAATCTCCGCCGAGGCGATCGAGGGGCCCGTCACACCAGTCATCGCCGCATCCTTCCTCCAGGATCACCCCAACGCGCAGGTCATGCTCGACGGGGCCGCCGCCTCCAGCCTCACGCGCACCAACCAGCCCTGGCTGGTCGGGCCTTGCGACTGGGACGCCAAACTCATCCGCCGGGCGGTGATCTGGCTGGCACAGCAGGTCAAGAAGCCGGTCCTCAAACTCACCGATGAGGACTACAACGAGTCGGGACTCCAGGACCTCATCGCCGAACACGGCCCGGCCTACAGCATCAACGTCAATGTTTTCCGCTACCTCCAGGCGACCATCACCGGCTGGCCCGGCGGCAAACCGACCAGCGCCAAACGACCCGGCGATCAACGCCGCGCCAGCGACGAGATCTTCCCCAAACGCGCCATCGTCTTCTCCCCCCACCCCGATGACGACGTGATCTCCATGGGCGGGACGCTCATCCGTCTTTGCGATCAGGGCCACGAGGTCCACATCGCCTATCAGGTATCCGGCAACATCGCCGTCTTTGACGAGGACGCACTCCGCTTCGCCGACTTCGCCGCCGACTTCAACAAGATGTTCGGCGTCAAAGACGATAAAGCCACCGAGATCGAAGCACATATCGAGGAGTTCCTCCGCAGGAAACAGCCAGGTCAGGTCGATTCCCCCGAGATCCAGAAAATCAAAGGCCTCATCCGCCGCGGCGAGGCACGCGCTGGAGCCCGCGCCGCTGGCGTGCCCGACGAAAACCTGCACTTCCTCGACATGCCCTTCTACGAGACCGGCACGATCCGCAAGAAGCCCATCGGCGAAGACGACATCCAGATCATCGTCGACCTCCTCGAAAAGGTGAAGCCCCACCAGATCTACGCCGCCGGCGACCTCTCCGACCCTCATGGCACCCACCGCGTCTGCCTCATGGCGATCTTCGCCGCCGTCCACCGCGTCAAGCACCACGAGTGGTTCAAAAACTGCAACCTCTGGCTCTATCGCGGCGCATGGCAGGAGTGGGAACCCGAGCACATCGAGATGGCCGTGCCGATCTCGCCACAGGAACTGCTCCGCAAACGCCAGGCAATCTTCAAGCACGAATCACAAAAAGACAGGGCCCTGTTCCCAGGCAGCGACCCCAGAGAGTTCTGGCAACGCGCCGAAGACCGCAACCGCGGCACCGCCAAACTCTACGACGAACTCGGCCTCGCCGAGTACGAGGCGATCGAAGCCTTCGTCCAGTGGATCCCCGACACCCAGGGCGAAGGCGGAACCGTCGGCTCCGGCCAGGCAGTAACCCTGACCGGCGTCAAAAGTTAA
- a CDS encoding sugar phosphate isomerase/epimerase family protein: MNERLAACSWSFQPDSPADLIESLGCTGLSRASLCLNPLVEDLSWSRAGATLKDAGIELVSGMFMPIGEDYSTLETIKLTGGIVPDEHWPANRDLYARQVGIATALGLDQITFHAGFIPHDPNDPVRSKVTERLGELADLSRSAGIDLLLETGQETAADLAGFLQALNHPAVGVNFDPANMILYGKGDPIEAVKSLMHWVKQVHIKDALPTPQPGTWGSEERVGSGAVDWPAFLNALQQGGYRGDLVIEREAGDQRVEDIAFAARHISGRLTQA; the protein is encoded by the coding sequence ATGAACGAACGGCTGGCCGCTTGCAGTTGGAGCTTTCAGCCCGACAGCCCTGCGGACCTCATCGAGAGCCTCGGGTGTACAGGCTTGTCTCGCGCGTCGCTGTGTCTCAACCCCCTGGTCGAAGACCTGTCGTGGTCGCGTGCCGGCGCAACGCTGAAGGACGCCGGCATCGAACTGGTCTCGGGCATGTTCATGCCCATCGGCGAGGACTACAGCACACTCGAAACCATCAAACTCACCGGCGGGATCGTGCCGGATGAGCACTGGCCCGCTAATCGCGATCTGTACGCCCGACAAGTGGGCATCGCGACCGCACTGGGCCTCGATCAGATCACCTTTCACGCCGGCTTTATCCCGCACGACCCCAACGACCCAGTGCGATCGAAGGTCACCGAACGACTTGGCGAGCTGGCAGACCTCTCACGCTCTGCGGGGATTGATCTGCTCCTGGAAACAGGTCAGGAAACAGCCGCCGACCTGGCCGGATTCCTCCAAGCGTTGAATCACCCTGCGGTGGGCGTGAACTTCGACCCCGCCAACATGATCCTCTACGGCAAAGGCGATCCGATCGAGGCCGTGAAGTCATTGATGCACTGGGTCAAGCAGGTACACATCAAAGACGCGCTGCCAACCCCGCAACCAGGAACCTGGGGCAGCGAAGAACGCGTCGGCAGCGGGGCGGTCGACTGGCCCGCCTTTCTCAATGCACTTCAACAGGGCGGATACCGTGGCGATCTGGTCATCGAGCGCGAGGCCGGCGACCAGCGGGTCGAGGACATCGCCTTCGCAGCCCGCCACATCAGCGGACGACTGACGCAAGCCTGA
- a CDS encoding cytochrome c — MKAKRRLLQMAGLAVALGLVGCDEQTDKEVDVSGPSEPLVVVNPDPVVVFDRVLGQQVYQANCAGCHGQDGGGMNGGFPVLKGNQTVVGDPKLLIRMTLHGVGAGPRALPGSGAYGSIMPGISFLSDEEVAAVVSYVRQSWGNQASIVSADDVIAQR, encoded by the coding sequence ATGAAAGCCAAGCGACGGTTACTGCAAATGGCAGGGCTCGCGGTAGCCCTGGGACTCGTCGGCTGTGACGAACAGACCGACAAAGAGGTCGACGTTTCCGGACCTTCGGAGCCACTGGTCGTCGTAAATCCCGATCCGGTGGTGGTCTTTGATCGCGTGCTCGGACAGCAGGTCTATCAGGCCAACTGCGCGGGCTGCCACGGGCAAGACGGCGGCGGGATGAATGGCGGCTTCCCGGTGCTCAAGGGCAACCAGACCGTCGTTGGCGATCCGAAACTGTTGATCCGGATGACACTTCATGGCGTCGGCGCGGGGCCTAGGGCACTGCCTGGGTCGGGAGCCTACGGATCGATCATGCCGGGAATCAGTTTTCTTTCGGATGAGGAAGTCGCTGCGGTGGTGAGTTATGTCAGACAATCGTGGGGCAATCAGGCTTCGATAGTCTCTGCCGACGATGTGATCGCCCAGCGCTGA
- a CDS encoding MBL fold metallo-hydrolase, with translation MAERIRNMRVTLYGTQGSCSIFPSAAERQARKDLSDAHLIEVVLHDALRRRERVDSIEKILGGPVTRKRLLAYRDRFDLPSPRVYDGWTTCVRVETPDGHDLIFDAGSGFRNCAKDLQVKWADQPERTLHLFGSHSHNDHTVGFDQAAVCFDPRNRLKVYGNPQFLRALDSYLGIFSRKLDSELHGVQTPIYYNVMPATFEAVALTGPDQSSAKYDLRAIDHALPKPIMVGDTQVMAFEVYHPAPCLAYRVDHGTSSFVFCTDHELRHGSDESDPRQQASVAAEESLMDHCDGIDLLYRDGQYLRSDYDGISAIGSSSTVSRLDWGHSCIEDIQEMAQRCGVERTLIGHHDPNREWSERNAIDDGLARWCRNRAEKVELARADMVIDL, from the coding sequence GTGGCTGAGCGCATCCGAAACATGCGAGTCACCCTGTACGGGACGCAGGGTAGCTGCTCGATCTTCCCCTCGGCGGCCGAGCGCCAGGCACGGAAGGACCTTTCCGATGCGCACCTGATCGAGGTCGTCCTGCACGATGCCCTCAGGCGGCGCGAGCGGGTGGACTCAATCGAGAAGATCCTTGGCGGGCCAGTGACCCGAAAACGCCTCCTGGCCTACCGCGATCGTTTTGATCTGCCGTCTCCACGGGTCTACGACGGCTGGACGACCTGTGTGCGTGTCGAAACGCCCGACGGCCATGACCTCATCTTTGACGCCGGCTCCGGCTTTCGAAACTGCGCCAAAGACCTTCAGGTGAAGTGGGCTGATCAACCCGAGCGCACCCTGCATCTCTTCGGCAGTCACTCGCACAACGACCACACGGTCGGTTTCGACCAGGCCGCAGTCTGTTTTGATCCGCGAAATCGATTGAAGGTCTACGGCAACCCACAGTTCCTCCGGGCACTCGACAGCTACTTGGGAATTTTCTCGCGCAAACTCGACAGCGAGTTGCACGGCGTTCAGACACCGATTTACTACAACGTCATGCCCGCAACCTTCGAGGCGGTCGCGCTGACAGGTCCCGATCAATCATCCGCCAAGTATGACCTTCGCGCCATAGACCACGCGCTCCCCAAACCGATCATGGTCGGCGACACGCAAGTCATGGCGTTCGAGGTCTATCACCCCGCACCGTGCCTGGCCTACCGGGTGGACCACGGAACGTCGTCCTTTGTGTTCTGCACCGATCACGAGCTTCGCCACGGCTCGGACGAAAGCGATCCCCGACAGCAGGCGTCCGTCGCAGCAGAAGAATCGCTGATGGATCACTGCGACGGTATCGACCTGCTCTATCGAGACGGCCAGTACCTCCGCAGCGACTACGACGGCATCTCGGCGATCGGCTCCTCATCCACAGTGTCACGGCTCGACTGGGGCCACTCGTGCATCGAGGACATCCAGGAGATGGCCCAGCGCTGCGGCGTCGAGCGGACCCTGATCGGGCACCACGACCCGAATCGGGAGTGGTCCGAGCGAAACGCCATCGATGACGGCCTCGCCCGCTGGTGCCGCAACCGTGCCGAGAAGGTGGAGCTGGCGCGAGCCGACATGGTGATCGATCTCTAA